A stretch of the Aegilops tauschii subsp. strangulata cultivar AL8/78 chromosome 4, Aet v6.0, whole genome shotgun sequence genome encodes the following:
- the LOC109752083 gene encoding uncharacterized protein isoform X1, with protein sequence MAGRARATGIRGNSGDGPKKRQREEMSLNRYAAMQAYLLMGVTGLGYLALLWSTVVLLGGFVTALGKKDFWCLTAISMIQAARFFNDWEEKVMLNFFMQVMPIIEEIMVNVIPWIIVLFPLVYLLMLMLLAMEIIYLFGSFICVGVSLWRIIQRDYGNMDGDSTNANLMPAMDIFYSLVLCQGALFTLWLTSNIVVSPFITSLQGVWEFPEKWGRRSVLNYLFDTRSKCWRDPKSIKDRGLLKYAVDLLDSESSQDYLSGTRMLDVFIKHEEDVRPLILPSSQKVQKMIDILRWRSSDREMQELVARILAHLACDIDLTQFPGAIRCISSLLGTTLPYWNNQQASSNESPKGKMEQQGAGESPIDNSEVDRWNELILQGLAILERLASDCHAPIWIEETRVAR encoded by the exons ATGGCCGGCCGCGCTCGAGCTACTGGGATTCGGGGGAACAGCGGCGACGGTCCAAAGAAGCGGCAGCGAGAAGAGATGTCGCTCAACCGGTATGCTGCCATGCAGGCATACCTTTTGATGGGCGTAACCGGCTTAGGCTACCTGGCGCTTCTGTGGTCGACGGTAGTCCTCCTCGGTGGCTTCGTCACCGCGCTGGGGAAGAAGGATTTTTGGTGCCTAACAGCTATTAGCATGATACAGGCAGCCAG GTTCTTTAACGACTGGGAAGAAAAGGTGATGTTAAATTTCTTTATGCAAGTGATGCCAATTATTGAGGAAATTATGGTCAATGTCATCCCATGGATTATTGTTCTTTTTCCATTGGTGTATTTGCTGATGTTGATGCTCCTAGCCATGGAGATAATCTACCTGTTTGGGTCTTTCATCTGTGTCGGGGTCTCTTTGTGGCGCATAATACAGCGTGATTATGGCAACATGGACGGGGACAGCACCAATGCAAACCTGATGCCAGCTATGGACATATTCTACTCTCTAGTTCTCTGCCAAGGTGCACTCTTCACTTTATGGTTAACATCTAACATTGTGGTTTCACCCTTTATCACTTCACTCCAAGGAGTATGGGAGTTCCCAGAGAAGTGGGGTAGAAGATCAGTTTTAAACTACCTCTTTGACACCCGGTCGAAATGCTGGCGGGACCCTAAATCCATCAAGGATAGAGGATTGCTCAAGTACGCGGTCGATTTGCTGGACTCTGAATCATCGCAAGACTACCTCTCCGGAACAAGGATGCTGGATGTGTTCATCAAGCACGAAGAGGATGTAAGGCCACTTATACTCCCCTCAAGCCAAAAAGTTCAGAAGATGATAGATATACTGAGGTGGAGAAGCAGCGACAGAGAGATGCAAGAGCTAGTGGCCAGGATATTGGCGCATCTTGCCTGTGACATCGATCTAACCCAGTTTCCTGGGGCAATACGGTGCATATCCTCCCTACTCGGTACCACCTTGCCATATTGGAACAACCAACAAGCATCCAGTAATGAATCACCTAAAGGTAAAATGGAACAGCAAGGTGCAGGGGAGAGCCCCATCGATAACAGTGAAGTAGATCGCTGGAATGAGTTGATTCTGCAAGGTCTGGCAATTCTCGAGAGGCTGGCGTCTGACTGTCacgccccgatctggatcgaggagaCCAGAGTAGCCAGATGA
- the LOC109752082 gene encoding probable magnesium transporter NIPA4: MAAPSSSAGFGGMSSDNAKGLALAVSSSAFIGASFIVKKMGLRRAADSGVRAGYGGYSYLVEPLWWIGMISMIVGEIANFAAYAFAPAILVTPLGALSIIISAALAHSILQEKLHTFGILGCVLCVVGSITIALHAPQERDIDSVREVWDLATEPAFLSYATIVVVAALVLIYFVVPQHGQTNIMVYIGVCSLLGSLTVMSVKALGIALKLTFSGVNQLFYPQTWAFALIVATCVSTQINYLNKALDTFNTAVVSPIYYVMFTSLTIIASVIMFKDWDRQNPTQIVTEMCGFVTILSGTFLLHKTKDMNDSTGPTLSTRRSKHASQTAFAIEVLPLKYQDCVDDETLPLSLPKADNHYLMQELPLRYKDLNIA, translated from the exons ATGGCGGCGCCCTCCTCTTCAGCCGGGTTCGGGGGCATGTCGTCGGACAACGCCAAGGGCCTGGCCCTCGCGGTGTCGTCCAGCGCCTTCATCGGCGCCAGCTTCATCGTCAAGAAGATGGGGCTCAGGAGGGCCGCAGACTCCGGCGTCCGCGCGG GTTATGGAGGGTATTCTTACTTAGTGGAGCCACTTTGGTGGATAGGCATGATTTCTA TGATTGTTGGCGAAATAGCTAACTTTGCTGCTTATGCATTTGCTCCTGCTATTCTTGTCACTCCTCTTGGAGCACTCAGTATAATCATCAG TGCTGCACTTGCTCATTCCATTCTACAGGAGAAACTGCACACCTTTGGTATACTTGGTTGTGTTCTTTGTGTAGTCGGATCGATCACAATTGCACTCCATGCTCCCCAAGAGCGTGATATTGATTCTGTAAGGGAAGTTTGGGATCTTGCAACTGAGCCAG CTTTTCTTTCATATGCGACTATAGTAGTGGTGGCAGCCTTGGTTCTTATATATTTTGTTGTCCCTCAACATGGACAAACAAACATCATGGTGTACATTGGAGTCTGTTCTCTTCTAGGATCTCTCACC GTTATGAGTGTAAAGGCCCTCGGAATTGCATTGAAGTTAACATTCTCAGGAGTGAACCAATTATTCTATCCTCAGACCTGGGCTTTTGCTCTAATTGTTGCTACCTGCGTAAGCACCCAGATAAACTATCTAAACAAG GCACTGGACACCTTTAATACAGCAGTTGTTTCACCAATATATTATGTGATGTTTACCTCGCTAACAATTATAGCCAGTGTGATAATGTTCAAG GATTGGGATCGGCAAAATCCAACCCAGATTGTCACGGAAATGTGTGGTTTTGTGACCATCCTTTCTGGAACATTTCTCCTTCACAAGACGAAGGACATGAATGACA GTACTGGGCCGACTTTGTCTACACGACGCTCAAAGCATGCTAGTCAGACCGCATTTGCCATCGAGGTTCTTCCACTAAAATATCAAGATTGTGTGGATGACGAGACCTTGCCATTATCACTTCCCAAGGCTGATAATCACTACCTAATGCAAGAGCTTCCTCTTAGATACAAAGACTTGAATATTGCCTGA